The genomic DNA taaaaaaatattatatcataatattaaGGACTCGTTTGGTttgatgagttatttaaataattcaaactaatCAATTATATCGTTTCACTCTATCAAAAGAATCAATCTGAAAAAAcccaatatttttattattttaatatttacataattttatttatattttttaataattaaataatattatgattagtCAAATGTCTATACAACTTTTAAgctttgtttttattataataaaaaaaggaaaggGTAGGATAGGAACAAAAAGAGAAAAGGACCTAACATAGATAATTACGGATTACGCTTTTTCCCACTAAAAGTTGAAGTTacgatttaatttatttattgaggaGCCCAAAATTCCAAATTAGGTATTAAACTTATGTGAGACATTTTATTTTGACTCAATTTTCCTTTAATCTATGTTTACTTtaggaattaattaattaatttttaaattatgatctaatctatatttttatttattgtcttttaataaattatcaattatcTTTAGATGATTATggtaaagataaatattttattttatttagtttgattgtttcttatatattatagataattgGGTTTATTCTTGTTGACTAGTATATCTCACTATTATTATGATACctttttaaattagtatttttttaataaaaattaaatttaagaaatctaatattttaaattagattgaCCTTTGagctaaaatattataaaaataaagataaaaatttattttatttagttttattgtttcttatattattataattatttgggtTTATTCTTGCTGACTAGTATCTCACTTTTATGTTACccttttaagttaaaaaagttttttttaaataagactaTTATTTGGCCTTGagctaaaatattataaaaatatgattgtgtaatattttattctatgaGCAGAGAGAGATCTGAGATATTCAATGAGTTGttctaattttaatattctttttatttttgaaagcttttaaaagttaaatgtattttgtttggaaatattcaaatttataattgaatctggatttaaacaaaaaaattataattttaaaaaatatatatttatttagaatattaatttaattgaaataatattattaaatatatattaataaatttataactttttccATTCCAATCTAAACTTTTGTTTggaaatattcaaatttataattgaatctggatttacacaaaaaaaaaattataatttaaaacaaaatattttaataaaaaaaaaactgaattatTGATAgtactcaaataaataatatatatatatatatataaataaataaataaataaagaacatGGGGGAGAACAGACACATGCATGCttaattgaaaaagaaatttgaaaccgaaaaaaaaaaaacctataaaaaaaaaaaaattatttaactagTTTTTGaactaacaatttttttaaaatataaaatttggttctcttttgatcaattttaagtGAGCTATATATTTCTTAACAATAGAATATGGATGTAAATCCCAAAAGAGGATAAAAAATACATCTTATTTCATATAGAAAACAATCATTACTAATCTTGTACATTGTAATAGTGTAGAACATAATGGTCTTCAAAAGAGACAACAAAAAAGAATTGGTAAGACAACATCCTACTATCCTAAGCCAAGACTAAGAACAGATCCTACTTCCCCAGGATGTGTCGCCCACGTTTATTCGCGCCTTTCAGACGAAAATTTAACTCGTCAACGTCATTAATAATCGGATCGAGCCCTCTGTTATCATTAAATTCAAAGTATCAAACATTGAAAGCATACcatactttaaataatattcatttcatttaatattttcaaacctATCAAGTTCAGATCTCATGCCAATTGCCATGTCTTTCAGCTCATCCAATATATTGCTCAAACCAGAAAGTGCATCATCCTGTTTTGCCCTCTCCACCTGTGAATGATGAACAAGACATGAAATTTTGcttaaatgaagaagaaacacCATCCACATCATTTTGTCATCACCACTTGAATCAGGGTGCTCAAACTGTCTAACCTCAACTTTCTGGTAGACATCATTTGGCTCGGGATATGTTGTTCGTGCATTAGTCTTTCCTTTACTTGCATTGTTCAATCCAAGTTTCTCGTGCTGTTTAAGGTGAACACCTCTTCCCTTGTTCTCATCTAGAAAAAGGGATTGAGAAAAGAACCAATAAAAAAAGGATCCCCACAAAGTAAAGATCAGAAACTGCAAACAGGTTGTAAACCTTCTGTCGCGATTGGCCCTGAGATTTTACGGGTTTTAGTTGGTTTCcactttttagaaaaaaatcctCCAAGACTTCCTAAAAGCTTCTCGCCCTGAAATTGAAAACACATCAATATAAGCAGTTTCAGCGTGAACTCAAAGGAAAAATAAGATGATTTGAGCAAGAACAGTATACCCTGCTAAGATCATAATCAATGTTAGCAGCAGCAGCATGGGTCCTGTTAATTTGTTCGCCTTGGTGATGCAAAGCAACCAAAGTCTTGGTAGCATCATCCCTCATATTTTCTGCTATCTTCAAACAACTATTGACTGTCTTAGTTGTTTCCTCAGCCTTGTACTCAGCATAGTTCTCCAATTCTTGCACTGACTGATTCTCTAATCCACCCGAATTAGTAAAATCATTTTTGTATCTGCTCTTTGCAGACCAAAGAACAGTGTGGGAAGATGGCTTTACTTTATTACCACTATCTTCAAATAGCTTGATCCTTGAATCTTGTCCATGGATCAATATTGGTTCAGAAGAGGCTATATGTGAAAATGGTTGATGGGTTTTCTTGTTTGATTCTTGGTCTGAATCAAATGGGTTAGAGCCAGGGACAACAATGTTCTTTTTAGAACGCCTGTGTAAGTGAGTCTTCTTCAGATGAAACATATTTGTCGATCTGATCATTAAGTGATAGAATCGGAAGAATCAAAAGGCAGTCAAACAAGATAAAGAACAAATTAACAAATTCTTGGTCTGAATGAGAATGATGGGAAGAAGATACCTGAGATTCCAGCAAAAGGCAGAGAGAATCTTGAGTTGGGTTTGGCaggaatgaagaagatgaggatatatatatatatatatatatatatatatatatatatatatatatatatatatatatatataaagagaaattaagaaagaattAAAGAAGAGAACTCCAAATGGCGAAGAAATGGAAGGTGGTGAATTGATATTTCATTCATTAATCTGATCACGGAATTGGGAAGCCGGCAAGAAATTGCTTAAACATGAAGAGAACCGCGTCGAGTAATTTTGAACTTCActatcaacatcatcatttttaaattgtGATGAAATTTCATTACTAGCTTTGGACGGAAGTTTACTTTTTTAGGCAATAAATATTAGGAGAAATATATAACttgttgaaatattattatacagaAAAAGAAACATTTTCCTTCCTATAACATCAACAAATTGACCctaagataattttttatattatctacCGATAAATAAACcctcaaatttcaaataaatcaactaaTCCAGTCAAAAACCAAATAATTTTCCACCAATTtcttaaaaaccaaaaaaatctCCAAAACTTGTTCTTTCTTAAACAGAACTCCAACCAGGATCTTTCTTCATTCCAGTTCCTCTCATAGCATGTCTAACCTTAACAACCTCATCCCAATGTCCCACACCAGCCCACATATTCGACATCGAGACATAAGCCCCCGCATCATCCGGTTCAATCTCGATCAATCTCGAAGCCGCCAACTTTCCTAGTTCAACATCATCGTGCATTTTACAACCCGAAAGAAATGTTCCCCATATCAAACCGTCAGCCTTAACCTTCATACCATCAATAAAACTAACAGCTTCTTTCAACCTTCCTGACCGACCAAGAACATCAACCATGCAGGCGTAATGTCTAAGACTAGGCTCGATTCCATAATCTTTCTCCattgaattcaaataataataccCTTCTTCAACTAAGCCGTTATGGCTACAAGCCGATAAAATCCCAACAAAAGTAACTTCATCGGGTTTCACTCCCGATTCTTTCATAACCTCGAATGTCTTCAGCGCTTCCACTCCTTTCCCGTGTTGAGCGTAACTGTCGATCATTGCAGTCCAGCTTACCAAGTCGGGTTCCTTTATTCGCTCGAATACCCTAACACAATCGTCAATACTTCCGCATTTTGAATACATGAAGATCAATGAACTACCAATGGAAACGTTAGATTCTAGTCCTATTTTCGATACGTAAGAGTGTAACTGAGCGCCAAAACTTATTTGGTTTTGAAGAGATGCTGTCCTAAGTAACGGGGATAACATATAGGAATCCATTCTATAACGTTTTACCCCATCCAAAAGAAACTTCCGGAAGAGGAAAACCGCTTCTTCGATACACTCGGTTTGAGCATATCCTGAAACCAATGAGCAGCAAGTCATGTAATCTTGTTCCGACATCGTTTCGAACAGCTTCCTTGATAAACGTAAAAGCCCACATTTTGAGTACATATTCACGAGAGCTCCCAaaatcaagttttgatcattAAACCCTCTTCGAAGAACATACCCGTGAACTTCCTTACCGATTTCAGAACATTGAAGATTCGAGATTGCGGTTAAAACAGATATTAAAGTCATCTTGTCGGGCTCAGTTTCTCCACACAGCATTTCCCTAAACAATCCGATGGCGCGACCAGCGAAGCCATGACCGGCGAAACCCATTATCATAGACGCCCAAGAAACGTTATCTTTCGCATCGATCTGCAGAAAAACGTCGAATGATTCCCTCAATCTCCCACATTTTGAGTACATAGTAAATAAAGAACTCCCAACCGAAACATCGAAATCTAGACCTGTCTTGGAAGCGTAACAATGAATCTGAGCCCCCATATAGAGACAATCCACAACGCTTAATACACTAGAGCAACAATACTTATCAGGTTTCAAACCTTCTAAAAACATCCTACAGAATGTAGAAAAAGTTTTTACTGAATCTCCATCTCGTGCAAGAGCAGAAATGATAGAAACCCATATTCCAATGTGGTTTAACTCGTCAATCTCGAAAAAAATCATCTCTGACGAGTCGATTTCTCCAATCTTAGAGTAAACATTTACCAAAGAAGCCTTCACTACTGGATAGCTATAAAAACCAGACTTAAGTATCCAGCAATGAAGCTGAGTAGCCGCCTCAGTATCACAAGCATTTAGTATACTAGTAACAGTATAAAAATTGATCTCCTCCTTCATAATATTGATCATTTCTTTGAAGAAAACAAGTGCAGATGAAGAATGCCCATTCTGAACAAGACCTGTTATCATACAAGTCCAGGAAACCACATTACGAATTCGCATATGGGAGAATACACTGGCAGCCAAATCTATTTTCCCACATTTAGTGTAGAAATCAACAAGAGCAGTTTCAACATAAATGTCATTAGCAGAAGATTTGATCACTAACCCGTGAACCATTCTACCGAGCTGGAGCTCTTCATTTGCACCACAAGCTGATAAAATGCTTGAAAATGTAAAACTATTTGGAGATAATGAAAACCCACAACGCATCTTACAAAATAGATCCAAAGCAAGCTGGTTTTCATTACTCTTGACAGCACCAGAAATTATAGCATTCCAAGATACCACGTTTGAATTGggaattgaatataacaatgttAAAGCGTCTTTCAAACTACCTTGTTTTGCAAACAAGTCAATGATTCCTGTCTGGACATAAGTATTTGCAGAGTAGCCATTCTTAACCACAAGTGAGTAAATCTGTTGGCCGCAGATTAGAGACTGCAATGAACAACATGTTGAAAGAACACTACCGTAAGTGAATTGATCAGGGTCAATACCACAACTATACATCCGACAGAATGTTCTCCATGAATCTAGATATAGTGAATTGTGGTTATATCCTGAAATCATAACGTTCCAAGATACTGTATTTTGCTTGGGCATTTGATCGAACAGTTGGCGTGCATTAAGGACATGAGCAGATTTGAAGTAACCATCCACCAAAGAGTTTGCAACGAACAAATTGGTGTGAAATATACCCTTTTTGAGACAGAAAGCGTGGGCAACTTTGGTGTCGTTTGCTGTAAACTTGCCTGCATTGATCCAGTCGGTAATGAATTGAACAGGCTCCAATGGAGATAATTCGGATCCATGTATGTCATTATAAACGGATGGACTCTCCGCCAAAGATACTGATGATAGAAGCCTGAAGCTGAAAAGTGAAGTTTTTGTTCGGAATTTCTGATATGAGATAGAACTCATATAAGCTTAAGAATAGATCATGAATCTCGTGGTCTGATAGTCTTGTATTTATGTGCTTGCAGTTGCAGAAAgaggaaaatgaaaaaaaaaaatagtagaaTTGGACTAAAGGGATAACTGTATGCTGTCGCTAATTAgggttttgagatgaagaagaagactaaaCTATCCAATTAGCCCTTGAACTTTGcacaatattgtttttttatcctCAATCtgttttttataagttttattgacattattcaattatattacTCAATAAAATTGTGTTTGACTAGCTGATTGAATTACATAACAATTAtagaaaaatcaaacaaaaaataaactgAAATTAAAGTTAGTTTTTAAGTATGAACTAAtagactatttaaaaattaatagtttatcacaaataatgattttattaaaaaataataatttcttatattactTTTTCTACCTACAATTATCATTTCTTTCAATATACATCTCTCTCACCATAATGATCAAAATACTTTAAGGTTAAAGTGtaaaagagtaaaaaataaacataataacatTAGATTATGAGAAAATCTAGAAAAACATGATTGATTTGtgattgaatttgattttcagTATGGCTACACCCAATAATAACcttatagttaaatttatttatttttaaatttagaaaacaaaCATCGCTTAGAGTTAGATTGATTTAGGCTATTTgagaattttatatataatcaatttatttttaattactcaATTTATCAACTAGAACTAGAAGAATAAaatactcttattttattttttataaaatttaaatatttattttatatattagttaaattaattaaagctcaaataaaaaaaaattatccaaacaattttttattttatttttgtaaaaccccttaaataacccaaatcaaGCAAGTTTTAAAAGTAgacttcaatttaaaatattgttagagTTTGTTCTTTTTAAGTAAGATTTTTGAGACTTAAGTTATTTTATGTTCCAATGTAATTATTCaactttaattcattttttattttattttattttttgtgttttaggtaataatattttgaagtgggttaaaaatttattaaaataaattaatagattgtttttatttatttgtttgtaaaatgtctatgtatatttaaaatgaagaaatttGTTTAAGCAAAACGAAAAGAATAacatgaaaataacaaataaaaataaaaagtaagaaaaaataatacttaaaaaaatattgagctCGTAAATCCTCGAGAAGGCAATTAACTCCGTGACAAACTCTACTGACTTTTCTGaacgaatataaaaaatatcataataataacattatgaatgatacacatcgaacgactacgatcattgaaagttcgacgatttttcTCCAACCAGTTAGtctaccaaaaaataattatgatgatAACTCAGATATGTAGGCATATAATATTAGttgcatcaatccaaactttccAACAACAACCTAAAGACTCGGAAATCACCCAATGAATTCATAATGCTTcacaaaagactccaaataTACTAGTCACCCCACGACAAAGCAAAACTAAATGAGTTGCCAATTCAACATCTTCTTGACACATATAACAATGCCTAGCCATactacaacattttttcatgcacatgttATCTGTTAGAATTTCACCATGAACATATCATCTGTTAGAATTTCACCATTAATACGCtacatccaaagaacgagatcttggatggaatctttgactcccaaagtttttcccaataaaaattatatggaatcatcttagcgaacaacttgtagcaatgccACAAGTGAAAACTATTCATATATTGTCAACGCATAATGTCTTGTTTAGACGGTGACAGTTGTTTGCCCGttacatcaaataaaaactctcaATTGATACAATCATAATCTTTTTTGATGtctaacttaacaaaaacacattttttactcTTGAATCAGTTGAGTCAATGCACTCACTGACTATTAATACTACATCATAGATTTGACGACATTTGATGAACGTTATCTGATTATTAGATATGACCGTCTCTAACACCCTTCGCAACTTGTTAACCAAACATTTTGcgataatcttataaaatgacGAAACAAGACTGATAGGTCTAAAATTCTTCACATATATAGTTCTAGAGTTTTATGAATAAGACATCAAAATAGAGTTCCAATTTTATCAAatcatgaaaattaataaaaaaaaaaatgattaattgcTTCCATAATCTCAGTTCTAAGGAAAAGCCACGCcttcttaaaaaaagaaaaagtaaactCATCACATCCTAACTGCAATAAGAAGTGCATATTTACCTTAAAGTCTTGGGTTTGAGCCCGTCAAGAGGTAAgttctgcgtctggttaaatggttaagtgtgtttgcattctacatacttaattcgttgtcccatttttattttaaaaaaaactcttataaCGTAAAACCAgtctctaataatttttttttttgcgttgtattaattgaatcaaaatttttatcATTCAATTTATGCCTAACCTTAAATTACTCATTAAACAAAcccttataaaatttgaaaatactcGTAGAGATTTCAAGTTCACCATCATAAACTTTTCCCTCGATCGAGATaaaatttatcacattattTCTTGTTTGCACGTTAGAGATCCCATGGAAAACTCGATGTTTCTATCTCTGACTCTTAACCACGTAGCTCTATTTTCTTGGCGTGCCCCAATTTCTTTTTCCTTACACATATCTAGTAATTTGCTAACAATGTGAATCCGAGAACTAACCTCATCAGCGGAGAGTTCACGAATCTCCTAATTCCCTTCaatgacattaatttcattacacAACTCATTGATTTAAGCACAAAATAAAGCACAATCTCCCACAAACTAAATTTTGAGAAGCTTACGTAGATTCCTTAAATTTACAAAGAGATTACTCAACGAAGAACCAACCGATGACTGATTCACCCACCATGATTGCACACGCGGTATAAAGTCCTTTTtgatcaaccatttattttcgAATCTAAATGGTTGACATGTTCTCTTTATTTTTCGGAGTTCTATCAAGATTGGTTGGTGATCTGAACAACTCCGTGAAAGgaccttttgaaatatattagaaaatcattgaaaGATTGATTCACTAATTAGAAATCTGTCAATACGAGAATAAACGTGACCATCATTGTCATTACTTCTCCTAAAAGTGATCATTGTCATTACTTCTCCTAAAAGTGAATTGATCACCTTCTAAAGACAAATCGACAAGTTCAAGTTCTTCAATTGTCTTTAAGAACTCGCGCATTAAGCTACTATGCCTATTTAcccattttatttcaaatagaAATCTCACTTCGTTCATGTCGTCCgcaaaaaataattggtaaaTCCTAGAGACTAGCCACAATCTTCATCTCATTAAAGAACTCATTTTAAATTGTGTAAAACCGAGACATAGACCGTAGAAATTATCCATCAGAAATTATCCTCCCGATTTCTTAATTAAACGTTAACCGAGTATCtaccaaaattaacattcaTTTTCTCGTACATATCTTCATTCTATACAATAAATTCCACCTAACGCCCCTATAGAATAAAAGTCTCTCAATCACACAACAATCAATTACATAAATCTGTAACGATACACTGATTCATCTTCCGAATTTTTGTCTCACTCAAATAGTATATACCACTATTAGGATAATTAAAGCGTAAAAAATAtcgtttaataattatttgattaaacttATGATGATTGAATTGTATTTAGAGGgtcttaataaatatattttaattacaaagtagagaaaataaaaaataaataaaaatatcttgtgatgattagataataatataaaatgaaacaaGGTCTTAACTCGTGTGATGTAGTAAATTTATGTAGCTGTAGCCGCCTGTCAGCAGTTTGGAAATAACAAAGAGAAGGAGGGTTTGTTTGGAGCCCAATTTCCAAACAACCCGACATTTGATTTTCTTCAATTCGCTGAATCAGTCCCCCATTTGATTTTGTTCAATCCATCACTGTAGTTTCGTCCTCGTCAATTTAATCATATTCTTCTTCCATCCCCAGATTTGGACTCATCACCAATCCAACATCTACCGGCGGTGAACGGTGAGGTTTCGCCCCGTCTTTCTTTCCAGATTGTATTGTATCCATCTTCTTTGCATTTTTCTCCGATTAAAGTCTTTTCTTTACTTGTTTTCATATCTCTGATTCCAGTTTCCCTTTGTAATAACTTGACAATCATGGGTTTTTCAGTTAACGACTGATGAGTACATTTGCATTTCCTAATTCCTTGccttcttttgtttatttacttACAATCTGTAGTATTTCCGAGGACTGAGGTTTTGCCTTTCCcccattttgttttcattttgaCAGAATCTGGCTTATCTCTTAAGTTACTAATACATTAGGGTTTCGTTTTTAGGTCTGGTTCTAATTTGAGGCAATTTCTGTATGGAGTTGGTTTGTGTTCATACTTGAAAGAGGAGCTAGTAAGAAGAAATGGATTCATGGGTTGCAATAGCAGCTGGAGCAGCTGGGTATATATCCAAGAGGTGGCAGTCTCCACCGCGTGAGAAACGAGTTTCATCCGACCTAACTGGGCAACTTCAAGATAAATCCATCCCTGTCAAACGATTGAATAGGGGATTTAGAAATCCCGATGAAAATGTTGTTTCTTCCAGAGACAATTGGATTTCGGACGACAGCAATCTATCGGAGGCAACAATTGTTAGTACTCCATGTGATAACAAACAAGTAAATGATGTTAACATGTATAATGACTGCGATCTACAttctattttaagtttaatgcCTCCATACTCGAAGATCATTGAAATCAATGGAGACTTTGATGAATATAGAGCAAGTGTTGATGTTTTGGATCAGAGATCTCCTAGAAGTAGCCTGCAATTTATTAGACCGTCAAGTTCCATTGAAAATTGCCTCACGGTGGCTCAGTTTTGCAAGGGACACATTGGAATGGAAAATCACTTCCTTTATTCTCCTGCTCAATCGTCAACTGTGACGGTCAAGCCATTA from Impatiens glandulifera chromosome 9, dImpGla2.1, whole genome shotgun sequence includes the following:
- the LOC124915359 gene encoding SNAP25 homologous protein SNAP33-like, which codes for MFHLKKTHLHRRSKKNIVVPGSNPFDSDQESNKKTHQPFSHIASSEPILIHGQDSRIKLFEDSGNKVKPSSHTVLWSAKSRYKNDFTNSGGLENQSVQELENYAEYKAEETTKTVNSCLKIAENMRDDATKTLVALHHQGEQINRTHAAAANIDYDLSRGEKLLGSLGGFFSKKWKPTKTRKISGPIATEDENKGRGVHLKQHEKLGLNNASKGKTNARTTYPEPNDVYQKVEVERAKQDDALSGLSNILDELKDMAIGMRSELDRGLDPIINDVDELNFRLKGANKRGRHILGK
- the LOC124915185 gene encoding pentatricopeptide repeat-containing protein At1g74600, chloroplastic, coding for MSSISYQKFRTKTSLFSFRLLSSVSLAESPSVYNDIHGSELSPLEPVQFITDWINAGKFTANDTKVAHAFCLKKGIFHTNLFVANSLVDGYFKSAHVLNARQLFDQMPKQNTVSWNVMISGYNHNSLYLDSWRTFCRMYSCGIDPDQFTYGSVLSTCCSLQSLICGQQIYSLVVKNGYSANTYVQTGIIDLFAKQGSLKDALTLLYSIPNSNVVSWNAIISGAVKSNENQLALDLFCKMRCGFSLSPNSFTFSSILSACGANEELQLGRMVHGLVIKSSANDIYVETALVDFYTKCGKIDLAASVFSHMRIRNVVSWTCMITGLVQNGHSSSALVFFKEMINIMKEEINFYTVTSILNACDTEAATQLHCWILKSGFYSYPVVKASLVNVYSKIGEIDSSEMIFFEIDELNHIGIWVSIISALARDGDSVKTFSTFCRMFLEGLKPDKYCCSSVLSVVDCLYMGAQIHCYASKTGLDFDVSVGSSLFTMYSKCGRLRESFDVFLQIDAKDNVSWASMIMGFAGHGFAGRAIGLFREMLCGETEPDKMTLISVLTAISNLQCSEIGKEVHGYVLRRGFNDQNLILGALVNMYSKCGLLRLSRKLFETMSEQDYMTCCSLVSGYAQTECIEEAVFLFRKFLLDGVKRYRMDSYMLSPLLRTASLQNQISFGAQLHSYVSKIGLESNVSIGSSLIFMYSKCGSIDDCVRVFERIKEPDLVSWTAMIDSYAQHGKGVEALKTFEVMKESGVKPDEVTFVGILSACSHNGLVEEGYYYLNSMEKDYGIEPSLRHYACMVDVLGRSGRLKEAVSFIDGMKVKADGLIWGTFLSGCKMHDDVELGKLAASRLIEIEPDDAGAYVSMSNMWAGVGHWDEVVKVRHAMRGTGMKKDPGWSSV